Proteins encoded by one window of Xenopus tropicalis strain Nigerian chromosome 6, UCB_Xtro_10.0, whole genome shotgun sequence:
- the mfsd3 gene encoding major facilitator superfamily domain containing 3 (The RefSeq protein has 1 substitution, 1 non-frameshifting indel compared to this genomic sequence) gives MPHTYVLLGVLYLVQGFPYGLQSGLLPVLLRTKGLSLSHIGLTRVLYLPWLLKVLWSPLIDRQWSRRTWLLLSTGGLSLCCLLCSMLPPGADFSLLAWLLLLMHVLSSLQDVVVDAVAVAALTQEQVGLGNSLQVVAYKLGSVIAGGGALTVLELLGWRQVFLLLTLGYLLGALCALSSTAILRPQQPKVHKQPSEGATLGDLAVKVFRVPGTSWAAAFVLIYKLGEQGSLSMVPLLLLDHGVSPAKLGFWNGIVSLGLSIAGSALGGALLSRGRSLLTVLRAVLSLRLLCLMLQTFLLSVLSGSSPGSTQIMGDSSTLNDLVLLTVVAQHFLAGVVTTVTFSLMMYCTQQAEHHVQAAHYSLLSSAEVLGKVFFGAVSGIVVDCLGVSVSFCLFIALSCAPLLHLHKPPLFLR, from the exons ATGCCCCACACGTACGTCCTGCTGGGTGTCCTGTACCTGGTGCAGGGCTTCCCCTATGGGCTCCAGTCGGGCCTCCTCCCGGTGCTGCTGAGGACTAAAGGGCTGTCTCTGTCCCACATCGGCCTGACCCGAATACTCTACTTACCGTGGCTGCTCAAGGTGCTTTGGTCGCCATTAATAGACCGACAGTGGAGCCGCAGGACGTGGTTGTTGCTAAGTACCGGGGGTCTGTCCCTCTGTTGCCTCCTGTGCTCCATGCTGCCCCCTGGCGCTGACTTCTCCCTGCTGGCGTGGCTCCTCCTCCTCATGCACGTGCTCTCCTCCCTGCAGGATGTGGTAGTGGACGCGGTGGCGGTGGCGGCTCTGACCCAGGAGCAGGTGGGCCTGGGCAATTCTCTCCAAGTGGTTGCCTATAAGCTGGGCTCAGTCATtgctggggggggagccctgACCGTGCTGGAGCTTCTGGGCTGGAGACAAGTCTTCCTGCTGCTGACATTGGGGTACCTCCTGGGGGCGCTCTGTGCTTTATCTTCTACAGCCATTCTGAGGCCAAATCCACAGCAACCAAAAGTCCATAAACAGCCATCGGAGGGGGCAACGCTGGGAGATTTGGCTGTGAAAGTGTTTCGAGTCCCCGGCACAAGTTGGGCTGCTGCCTTTGTCCTAATCTACAAACTGG GGGAGCAGGGGTCTCTCAGTATGGTTCCTCTGCTGCTTCTGGACCACGGAGTTTCTCCAGCAAAGCTTGGGTTCTGGAATGGGATCGTCTCGCTGGGACTCTCTATCGCTGGCTCTGCCTTGGGCGGGGCTTTGCTGTCTCGCGGCAG GTCGCTACTCACAGTGCTGAGAGCAGTTTTATCCCTGCGGCTCCTCTGCCTCATGTTACAGACTTTCCTTCTGTCAGTCCTGAGTGGCAGCTCCCCGGGCAGCACCCAGATTATGGGAGATAGCAGCACCCTGAATG ACCTGGTGCTCCTTACGGTGGTGGCGCAGCATTTCCTGGCCGGGGTTGTTACCACGGTAACATTCAGCCTGATGATGTACTGCACCCAGCAAGCCGAGCACCATGTTCAG GCCGCTCATTACAGCCTCCTCTCCTCCGCTGAGGTCCTGGGAAAAGTTTTCTTTGGAGCAGTTTCGGGGATCGTGGTTGACTGTTTGGGGGTGTCTGTCTCCTTCTGTTTGTTCATCGCCCTGTCCTGCGCGCCCCTCCTCCACCTGCACAAACCCCCCCTCTTCCTGCGATGA
- the LOC116411765 gene encoding DEAD-box ATP-dependent RNA helicase 42-like, with product MEREGRDRIQRRILEAEIGTKGEKDTGRIREGYGEGKKNRKYGKGRRYRKSGSDTGRLQKDTGRRRILGKITGRDTGKERRNGKDTAKRNYGNTGRIGEGKDTKGYGRIRGRKKGIRRIQKIREGEKDTEGEKRYGKVERRIQRQGYVRRREGYGKERRTTEGYGRRGRRIRGRMQEGYRKDTGRREGIRGRREGTGREKDTRRGERDTGRKVRIQRRIREEKGMTGKRERIRGKREGEGTEGYGKDKRKDTEGKEGYGRIQRKGYARERRETERYREGYGKREGYGKAYRKGSRRIREGYREDTGRERKGIRKDYRERNGKERRIRGRYRREDREGITGKDTEGKGYGRYRKIREEEEKDTGRITEQDTGSERKGYGEIQGRKDTGRIRNGYREDTGEGYRKGRIRKDYREGYGGRHYRKWKDTGRIRGRDTGKGRNGKDTGKEGYGKGKRKIEARRIRDTGSDREGYREDTEASEGYRKVTEEEGYGGEKRYGEGREGIRKGYGEGREGIRGRERRDTGKEREGEKAIREGEKIRGMEERIRRRDRYWVKEEAIRERQMKGYGEV from the exons ATGGAACGGGAAGGGAGAGATAGGATACAGAGAAGGATACTGGAAGCAGAAATAGGGACGAAAGGAGAGAAGGATACGGGAAGGATAAGAGAAGGATACGGGGAAGGAAAGAAGAACCGGAAATACGGGAAGGGAAGAAG ATACAGGAAGAGCGGAAGCGATACGGGAAGGCTACAGAAGGATACGGGAAGAAGAAGAATACTGGGGAAGATTACAGGAAGGGATACGGGGAAGGAGAGAAGGAACGGGAAGGATACAGCGAAGAGAAATTACGGAAATACAGGAAGGATCGGGGAAGGGAAGGATACGAAGGGATACGGAAGGATACGGGGAAGGAAGAAAGGGATACGAAGGATACAGAAGATACGGGAAGGAGAGAAGGATACTGAAGGAGAGAAGCGATACGGGAAGGTGGAGAGAAGGATACAGAGACAGGGATACGTGCGAAGGAGAGAAGGATACGGGAAGGAGAGAAGGACTACAGAAGGATACGGAAGAAGGGGGAGAAGGATACGGGGAAGGATGCAAGAAGGATACAGGAAGGATACGGGAAGGAGAGAAGGGATACGGGGAAGGAGAGAAGGAACGGGAAGAGAGAAGGATACCAGAAGAGGGGAAAGGGATACGGGAAGGAAAGTAAGGATACAGAGAAGGATACGGGAAGAGAAAGGGATGACGGGAAAGAGAGAACGTATACG AGGAAAACGGGAAGGAGAAGGAACGGAGGGATACGGGAAGGATAAGAGGAAGGATACGGAAGGTAAAGAAGGATACGGAAGGATACAGCGGAAGGGATACGCAAGGGAGAGAAGGGAAACGGAACGATACAGGGAAGGATACGGGAAGAGAGAAGGATACGGGAAGGCATACAGGAAAGGGAGCAGAAGGATACGGGAAGGATACAGGGAAGATACGGGAAGGGAGAGGAAAGGGATACGGAAGGATTACAGGGAAAGGAACGGTAAGGAGAGAAGGATACGTGGAAGATACAGAAGAGAAGATAGGGAAGGAATTACAGGGAAGGATACGGAAGGGAAGGGATACGGAAGATACAGGAAGATACGGGAAGAAGAAGAGAAGGATACGGGAAGGATTACAGAGCAGGATACGGGAAGCGAGAGAAAGGGATATGGGGAAATACAGGGAAGGAAGGATACGGGAAGGATACGGAATGGATACAGGGAAGATACTGGGGAAGGATACAGGAAGGGAAGGATACGGAAGGATTACAGGGAAGGATACGGCGGAAGGCATTACAGGAAGTGGAAGGATACGGGAAGGATACGGGGAAGGGATACAGGGAAGGGAAGGAACGGGAAGGATACAGGGAAGGAAGGATACGGGAAGGGGAAGAGGAAGATCGAAGCAAGAAGGATACGGGATACGGGAAGCGACCGAGAAGGATACAGAGAAGATACGGAAGCTAGTGAAGGATACAGAAAGGTTACGGAAGAAGAAGGATACGGCGGAGAGAAAAGATACGGGGAAGGGAGAGAAGGGATACGGAAGGGATACGGGGAAGGGAGAGAAGGGATACGGGGAAGGGAGAGAAGGGATACGGGGAAGGAACGGGAAGGCGAGAAAGCGATACGGGAAGGAGAGAAGATACGGggaatggaggaaaggatacGAAGGAGAGATAGATACTGGGTGAAGGAGGAAGCGATACGGGAACGGCAGATGAAGGGATACGGGGAAGTGTAA